One Panicum virgatum strain AP13 chromosome 9K, P.virgatum_v5, whole genome shotgun sequence genomic region harbors:
- the LOC120647483 gene encoding beta-carotene 3-hydroxylase, chloroplastic-like, protein MAVARLVAAAAPIPVAASRLRGARPAASVSRAAPRLVVLAPLPVRAVPPRARVAADDEAAVAGEAAGDGEVEAARRAVSERAARKLSERRTYLVAAVMSSLGITSMAAAAVYYRFAWQMEGGKIPVTEMVGTFALSVGAAVGMEFWARWAHRSLWHASLWHMHESHHRPRDGPFELNDVFAIINAVPAMSLLAYGFFNRGLVPGLFFGAGLGITLFGMAYMFVHDGLVHRRFPVGPIENVPYFRRVAAAHQIHHMDNFQGVPYGLFLGPKELKEVGGTEELEKEIKKRIKRKGISDAIQ, encoded by the exons atggccgtcgcgaggctggtggcggcggcggctccgatcCCGGTCGCCGCGTCGCGCCTCCGGGGAGCCCGGCCCGCCGCGTCGGTGTCCCGCGCGGCCCCGCGGCTGGTGGTGCTCGCGCCGCTCCCGGTGCGCGCCGTGCCCCCGCGCGCTCGCGTCGCGGCGGACGAcgaggccgccgtcgccggcgaggcggctggCGACGGCGAAGTCGAGGCCGCGCGGCGGGCGGTGTCGGAGCGCGCGGCGCGGAAGCTGTCGGAGCGGCGGACGTAcctggtggcggcggtgatGTCCAGCCTCGGGATCAcgtccatggccgccgccgccgtctactACCGCTTTGCCTGGCAAATGGAG GGCGGCAAGATCCCGGTGACGGAAATGGTGGGCACCTTCGCGCTTTCGGTGGGCGCCGCG GTCGGGATGGAGTTCTGGGCGCGGTGGGCGCACCGGTCGCTGTGGCACGCGTCGCTGTGGCACATGCACGAGTCCCACCACCGCCCCCGCGACGGGCccttcgagctcaacgacgtcTTCGCCATCATCAACGCTGTCCCGGCCATGTCGCTCCTGGCCTACGGCTTCTTCAACCGCGGCCTCGTCCCCGGCCTCTTCTTCGGCGCG GGCCTGGGGATCACGCTGTTCGGGATGGCGTACATGTTCGTGCACGACGGCCTCGTCCACCGCCGCTTCCCCGTGGGCCCCATCGAGAACGTGCCCTACTTCCGccgtgtcgccgccgcccatcag ATACACCACATGGACAACTTCCAGGGCGTGCCCTACGGCCTGTTCCTCGGCCCCAAg GAGCTGAAGGAGGTGGGAGGGACTGAGGAGCTGGAGAAggagatcaagaagaggatcaAGAGGAAAGGGATCTCAGATGCCATCCAATAa
- the LOC120647484 gene encoding regulator of nonsense transcripts 1-like isoform X2: protein MERGGDVRCLRYLCPDTSMACTYKEEKISVGVVSLYAAQVNDLEERLDRFKEHEFLSVKVQTVDSCQGDEKDIIILSMVRCNHGGNIGFLDPDRRANVALTRARKHLWILGHETTLQRSNSIWSKVVQDAKERNLLFHAHLDMHLAEAISHFRKFAIYAQSTGDILIEATINEADRRVDATIEEENIGFLPGDMQRNSDMGQDQVFSLSLPQCDQFAVNSPVGTAIDEVNVEFSPSHVHSRKRPCPFCKDQLAVPEVAQAIEAHAIEATVEDNDVIIEELTQLAEGSNAMKDNKRAKKANPYEQARSARDGRFWSTEQEKFYNNVYKQKDFADNRWIDWESMKQSKEMLDVEKKM from the exons atggagcgcggcggcgacgtgaGATGCCTCCGTTACCTTTGCCCTGACACTTCCATGG CATGCACCTATAAGGAGGAGAAAATCAGTGTTGGTGTAGTATCTCTATATGCAGCCCAAGTGAATGATTTGGAAGAAAGACTTGATAGATTTAAGGAACATGAGTTTCTTTCTGTTAAAGTACAAACCGTTGATTCATGTCAAGGTGATGAGAAGGACATAATAATACTTTCAATGGTTCGATGCAATCATGGTGGGAACATAGGCTTTCTCGATCCTGATAGGAGAGCTAATGTGGCCTTGACAAGAGCAAG GAAACACCTTTGGATCCTTGGACATGAAACAACTCTCCAGAGAAGTAATTCAATATGGTCTAAGGTAGTCCAAGATGCAAAGGAACGCAATTTGCTCTTTCATGCTCACTTAGACATGCATCTTGCTGAAGCCATTAGTCATTTCAGAAAGTTTGCTATATATGCACAGAGCACAGGTGACATCCTGATAGAGGCCACAATCAATGAAGCAGACAGACGAGTAGATGCAACAATAGAGGAAGAAAACATTGGTTTCTTGCCTGGGGATATGCAAAGAAATTCAGATATGGGTCAGGACCAAGTTTTCAGTCTATCTCTTCCACAATGCGACCAATTTGCAGTTAACAGCCCAGTAGGGACCGCAATAGATGAAGTCAACGTTGAATTCTCACCCAGTCATGTTCATTCAAGGAAGAGGCCCTGTCCTTTCTGTAAAGACCAACTTGCCGTACCAGAAGTTGCACAGGCAATAGAAGCACATGCAATAGAAGCTACAGTAGAGGATAATGACGTGATTATAGAAGAGCTGACCCAACTAGCTGAGGGATCAAATGCAATGAAGGACAATAAAAGAGCAAAAAAGGCAAACCCCTACGAGCAGGCCAGATCTGCAAGAGATGGTCGTTTTTGGTCCACCGAGcaagagaaattttacaataatGTTTATAAACAAAAGGATTTTGCGGACAACAGATGGATCGATTGGGAAAGCATGAAGCAGTCCAAAGAGATGCTTGATGTTGAGAAAAAAATGTAA
- the LOC120647484 gene encoding probable helicase MAGATAMA 3 isoform X1 — translation MCSNQQLSYNWLLVLFVYLKSTETSYLLADVIMFGSNKHMDTNNNLSKILLDHRAKEKHARNKLLENAKFVFCTPCGSSRLTKNQQYDTLVIDEAAYIKECESLIPLAIRGIKHVVLIEDDKQLQPVVKSPIAEEAKYGRSLFERLSEIGHHKLLLDEQYRMHPHISNFPNKTFYSGMIKDRTEASGVPNIFIGHNFDHYSFINVREGTEKQIGMSLVNEAEAVVAETIVDRLAKTCTYKEEKISVGVVSLYAAQVNDLEERLDRFKEHEFLSVKVQTVDSCQGDEKDIIILSMVRCNHGGNIGFLDPDRRANVALTRARKHLWILGHETTLQRSNSIWSKVVQDAKERNLLFHAHLDMHLAEAISHFRKFAIYAQSTGDILIEATINEADRRVDATIEEENIGFLPGDMQRNSDMGQDQVFSLSLPQCDQFAVNSPVGTAIDEVNVEFSPSHVHSRKRPCPFCKDQLAVPEVAQAIEAHAIEATVEDNDVIIEELTQLAEGSNAMKDNKRAKKANPYEQARSARDGRFWSTEQEKFYNNVYKQKDFADNRWIDWESMKQSKEMLDVEKKM, via the exons ATGTGCTCCAACCAACAGCTCTCGTACAATTGGCTTCTCGTTTTGTTTGTCTACTTGAAGAGCACTGAAACCAGCTATTTACTTGCGGACGTCATTATGTTTGGGAGTAATAAGCATATGGACACTAATAATAACCTATCAAAAATTTTATTGGACCATCGAGCAAAGGAAAAACATGCTAGGAACAAACTCTTGGAAAATGCAAAATTTGTATTTTGCACACCTTGTGGTTCATCTAGGctcacaaaaaatcagcaatacGACACCTTGGTTATTGATGAGGCAGCATACATAAAAGAATGTGAGTCGCTGATCCCTCTCGCAATTCGTGGGATAAAACATGTGGTGCTTATTGAGGATGACAAGCAGCTACAACCAGTGGTTAAGAGCCCG ATTGCTGAAGAGGCTAAGTATGGACGAAGCCTGTTTGAGAGATTGAGTGAAATTGGCCACCACAAGCTGTTACTCGATGAGCAATATAGAATGCACCCTCACATCAGCAACTTTCCAAATAAAACATTTTATAGTGGAATGATTAAAGATCGCACTGAGGCTAGTGGAGTGCCCAACATTTTTATCGGTCATAATTTTGATCATTATTCATTCATTAATGTTAGAGAAGGTACAGAAAAACAAATTGGTATGAGTTTAGTAAATGAGGCTGAAGCTGTTGTTGCAGAGACGATCGTTGACAGACTTGCTAAAA CATGCACCTATAAGGAGGAGAAAATCAGTGTTGGTGTAGTATCTCTATATGCAGCCCAAGTGAATGATTTGGAAGAAAGACTTGATAGATTTAAGGAACATGAGTTTCTTTCTGTTAAAGTACAAACCGTTGATTCATGTCAAGGTGATGAGAAGGACATAATAATACTTTCAATGGTTCGATGCAATCATGGTGGGAACATAGGCTTTCTCGATCCTGATAGGAGAGCTAATGTGGCCTTGACAAGAGCAAG GAAACACCTTTGGATCCTTGGACATGAAACAACTCTCCAGAGAAGTAATTCAATATGGTCTAAGGTAGTCCAAGATGCAAAGGAACGCAATTTGCTCTTTCATGCTCACTTAGACATGCATCTTGCTGAAGCCATTAGTCATTTCAGAAAGTTTGCTATATATGCACAGAGCACAGGTGACATCCTGATAGAGGCCACAATCAATGAAGCAGACAGACGAGTAGATGCAACAATAGAGGAAGAAAACATTGGTTTCTTGCCTGGGGATATGCAAAGAAATTCAGATATGGGTCAGGACCAAGTTTTCAGTCTATCTCTTCCACAATGCGACCAATTTGCAGTTAACAGCCCAGTAGGGACCGCAATAGATGAAGTCAACGTTGAATTCTCACCCAGTCATGTTCATTCAAGGAAGAGGCCCTGTCCTTTCTGTAAAGACCAACTTGCCGTACCAGAAGTTGCACAGGCAATAGAAGCACATGCAATAGAAGCTACAGTAGAGGATAATGACGTGATTATAGAAGAGCTGACCCAACTAGCTGAGGGATCAAATGCAATGAAGGACAATAAAAGAGCAAAAAAGGCAAACCCCTACGAGCAGGCCAGATCTGCAAGAGATGGTCGTTTTTGGTCCACCGAGcaagagaaattttacaataatGTTTATAAACAAAAGGATTTTGCGGACAACAGATGGATCGATTGGGAAAGCATGAAGCAGTCCAAAGAGATGCTTGATGTTGAGAAAAAAATGTAA